One part of the Candidatus Bathyarchaeota archaeon genome encodes these proteins:
- a CDS encoding NTP transferase domain-containing protein, with the protein MVVAVVMAGGKGTRMKLPMEKPLIPVCGKPAIEYVLAALKEAKSIDKIVVATTAVTPKTTALMRQLGVEVIQTPGQDYVSDMGYTVQTLRLGVFLAIAADLPLVRGGMIDAVMERYMRCGKPALTVAVPLQVKARLGMCIEYSFKADDQDVVPVGINVIDGSKRYGDEWLDQDIFLMDDEELAVNINTVSELQLAEKMLAAQTKR; encoded by the coding sequence ATGGTAGTTGCCGTGGTTATGGCGGGGGGCAAGGGTACCCGCATGAAGCTGCCTATGGAGAAGCCTCTTATTCCCGTCTGCGGCAAACCCGCCATCGAATATGTGCTTGCGGCGCTTAAGGAGGCTAAGTCAATTGACAAAATTGTTGTAGCGACAACCGCTGTTACACCTAAAACAACGGCGCTTATGCGGCAGCTTGGCGTGGAAGTCATCCAGACTCCGGGACAAGATTACGTTTCGGATATGGGTTACACGGTTCAGACGCTTAGGCTAGGTGTGTTTTTGGCTATAGCCGCGGATTTGCCGCTTGTCCGTGGCGGCATGATTGATGCGGTGATGGAGCGGTATATGCGCTGCGGCAAGCCCGCGTTGACGGTGGCGGTTCCGCTACAGGTTAAGGCGCGTTTGGGCATGTGCATCGAATACAGTTTCAAAGCTGACGACCAAGACGTGGTTCCCGTAGGCATCAACGTTATCGACGGCAGCAAACGCTACGGCGATGAGTGGCTTGACCAAGATATCTTCCTGATGGATGATGAGGAACTGGCAGTGAATATCAACACTGTCTCGGAGCTGCAGCTGGCGGAAAAGATGCTTGCGGCGCAAACAAAGAGGTAA
- the cobS gene encoding adenosylcobinamide-GDP ribazoletransferase — translation MVLRQLKNLLSFLTVFPVQMDEHLLVDCARNMWAFPLIGALLGLLAGLFGWVAIEYLPSLVVGALVLGLLLWMTGLHHTDGLLDFGDGIMVHGSAEKKIEVMHDQLTGAGAIGLTLITYLITAFAFASLGDSVIYLGIAVPLIFPAVLVVELSAKLSMVVAAWAGKSVHEGMNSPFLQAMHGAGGNWRLLAALAISFSIAVPLLGWIGVFAVLAAVITGLVMVAFAHRNFNGVTGDVFGATNELSRLVAVVVLLAVALW, via the coding sequence TTGGTACTTAGGCAACTTAAAAACCTCCTATCCTTCCTAACCGTTTTTCCAGTGCAGATGGACGAGCACCTGCTGGTGGACTGCGCACGCAACATGTGGGCTTTCCCCCTCATCGGCGCCCTGCTGGGGCTGCTGGCGGGCCTGTTTGGGTGGGTTGCAATTGAGTATCTGCCCAGCCTCGTGGTGGGCGCTTTGGTTTTGGGGCTGCTGCTCTGGATGACTGGGCTGCATCACACTGATGGACTGCTGGATTTCGGCGACGGCATCATGGTGCATGGCAGCGCAGAAAAGAAGATTGAGGTTATGCATGACCAACTTACGGGTGCAGGCGCCATCGGCTTAACTTTGATAACTTACCTAATCACAGCCTTCGCTTTTGCATCGCTGGGCGACAGCGTAATCTACCTGGGCATCGCAGTGCCCCTGATTTTCCCAGCGGTGCTGGTGGTGGAGCTGTCGGCGAAGCTTTCGATGGTGGTGGCGGCTTGGGCAGGCAAATCCGTCCATGAAGGCATGAACTCGCCGTTTCTGCAAGCAATGCATGGCGCTGGAGGCAACTGGCGGCTGCTGGCGGCGCTGGCGATTTCCTTTAGCATAGCGGTGCCGCTGCTAGGCTGGATTGGCGTCTTTGCGGTGCTTGCCGCAGTCATCACGGGTTTGGTTATGGTTGCTTTTGCTCACCGCAACTTTAACGGCGTGACAGGTGACGTTTTCGGCGCCACCAACGAGCTTTCAAGATTGGTTGCCGTCGTTGTGCTTTTGGCGGTGGCGTTATGGTAG
- a CDS encoding TIGR00303 family protein, whose translation MDVIFANNELKAKAFLDEIEGKTPLFIATIATTETGKIPGLSAAGANPDFTDFTPPADAELLLLGRCRSIQGVPITPDGIPTPALITTSALHLADIPVLVVNGGVKVKPQIPYLDVNGSPGRDIRSGDAVDNVEEVIERAKVVGEQLAKAADYLVIGESIPGGTTTALGVLTAMGVDAYGKVSSTLPQNPHSLKEAVVAAGLKAAAEKFGSFRGDPIKAVSAVGDPMMAAVAGLVIGGSRQAPVLMAGGTQMTAVLAVINALSPKSLCNVAVGTTRWVAHDKTSDICGIIRQFCEVPVLAADLDFGVSQYPGLQIYETGLVKEGVGAGGASIAAMAKSGGAVDKRILLKEIERNYASLMQKK comes from the coding sequence ATGGATGTTATATTTGCTAATAACGAGTTGAAGGCAAAAGCCTTCCTAGATGAAATCGAAGGCAAAACTCCCCTCTTCATCGCCACCATAGCCACCACCGAAACGGGCAAGATTCCTGGGCTTTCAGCGGCGGGCGCAAACCCCGATTTTACGGATTTCACTCCTCCCGCGGACGCTGAGCTTCTGCTTTTAGGCAGATGCCGAAGCATTCAGGGCGTTCCCATCACACCCGACGGCATCCCCACCCCCGCGCTCATAACTACTTCGGCGCTGCATCTAGCCGACATACCCGTCTTGGTGGTCAATGGCGGCGTCAAAGTGAAGCCCCAAATCCCCTACCTTGACGTGAACGGAAGCCCCGGACGCGACATACGAAGCGGCGACGCCGTCGACAACGTCGAAGAAGTAATCGAACGCGCCAAAGTCGTCGGTGAACAGCTGGCCAAGGCCGCGGATTACTTGGTTATCGGCGAATCCATCCCCGGCGGCACAACCACAGCGCTGGGCGTGCTGACCGCGATGGGCGTGGATGCCTATGGAAAAGTCAGCAGCACCCTTCCCCAGAATCCCCATAGCCTCAAGGAAGCGGTGGTTGCGGCTGGTTTGAAGGCGGCAGCTGAGAAATTCGGCAGCTTCAGAGGCGACCCTATCAAGGCGGTTTCGGCTGTAGGTGACCCGATGATGGCTGCTGTTGCAGGCTTGGTTATCGGCGGCAGTCGGCAGGCGCCTGTGTTGATGGCGGGCGGCACCCAGATGACCGCTGTTCTGGCAGTCATTAATGCGTTGAGTCCAAAGTCTTTATGTAACGTTGCCGTGGGCACCACCCGCTGGGTAGCTCACGATAAAACCAGCGACATCTGCGGCATCATCCGCCAATTCTGCGAGGTTCCCGTGTTAGCTGCGGATCTAGATTTCGGTGTCTCCCAGTATCCGGGTTTGCAAATCTACGAGACAGGGCTGGTTAAGGAGGGCGTGGGCGCAGGCGGAGCCTCCATAGCGGCGATGGCTAAGAGCGGCGGCGCGGTTGACAAGCGCATCCTTCTTAAGGAAATAGAACGTAATTATGCCTCACTGATGCAGAAAAAGTGA
- a CDS encoding diphthine--ammonia ligase — MKVVASWSGGKDSAYAYYLAVQQGHQVLSLLTMMMNPEKSNFHMIPTGILDAQAKAIGVPHIKKTTSPATYEADFKAVLSDFKKQGAEGLVTGDIYEVAGHEEGWLGRICREVGLTPVKPLWMGDTKQIYLDYLKSGFKATVVRTNRELSLDWLGRVLDRQFYDDILKLPGVDPCGEGGEYHTVITDGPGFSQKVEVVEAEKKRLDNGFGYLEIKKWKVTPK; from the coding sequence ATGAAAGTTGTAGCTTCATGGAGCGGCGGCAAAGACAGCGCCTACGCATACTACCTTGCAGTCCAGCAAGGCCACCAAGTCCTCTCACTCCTAACGATGATGATGAACCCGGAAAAATCCAACTTCCACATGATCCCCACCGGCATCCTAGACGCCCAAGCAAAAGCCATTGGGGTACCCCACATAAAAAAAACCACCTCGCCAGCCACCTACGAAGCCGACTTCAAAGCCGTCCTTTCAGATTTCAAGAAGCAGGGTGCAGAGGGCCTTGTCACAGGCGACATCTATGAGGTCGCGGGGCACGAGGAAGGTTGGCTGGGCAGGATCTGCCGTGAAGTTGGTTTGACACCGGTGAAGCCATTGTGGATGGGGGATACTAAACAGATTTACCTTGACTACCTCAAGTCGGGCTTCAAAGCCACCGTCGTGCGCACCAACCGCGAGCTCAGCTTGGATTGGCTGGGACGCGTGTTGGATCGCCAATTCTACGATGACATCCTCAAATTACCCGGCGTGGACCCATGCGGAGAAGGCGGCGAATACCACACCGTCATCACCGATGGACCTGGCTTTAGCCAGAAGGTCGAGGTTGTTGAGGCGGAGAAGAAACGCTTAGATAATGGCTTTGGGTACTTAGAAATCAAGAAGTGGAAAGTTACCCCAAAGTAA